In Pirellulaceae bacterium, one DNA window encodes the following:
- the rpsR gene encoding 30S ribosomal protein S18: MAFKKRPVRSRRKARARTKAKKKDPIFVDGKRPRPMFVDYKDVDLLKKLVNRHGRIVVRRKTGCSAVSQRAVTRAIKRARFMGLLPYVGD, encoded by the coding sequence ATGGCCTTTAAGAAACGACCGGTTCGCTCGCGACGAAAGGCGCGCGCCCGAACGAAAGCAAAGAAGAAGGATCCGATTTTCGTCGATGGCAAACGGCCCCGTCCGATGTTCGTCGACTATAAGGACGTTGATCTGCTCAAGAAATTGGTCAATCGACACGGTCGGATCGTCGTTCGGCGCAAAACGGGTTGCTCAGCAGTAAGTCAGCGAGCAGTAACGCGGGCCATCAAACGGGCGCGTTTCATGGGGCTCTTGCCTTA